Proteins found in one Alicyclobacillus cycloheptanicus genomic segment:
- a CDS encoding LrgB family protein: protein MIALVCAVGTVLIFLLSQRVYRRWRFVLLSPMLTSFAAVSMLLLLTHVPYHTYMKGAQYFTDALQPATMAFAIPFYRNFHLFRRHAKTILLSLVTGSLVAMLSSVELAKWFHLSGSIVPSIAPRSVTTPIAMEISQTIGGAPVLTAVFVLMTGIIGILVGPKLIRWLRIQSPIGQGTLMGMGAHGIGTARAFEESHEAGTIASLSMILAGCITVVLAPLLSHVLLH from the coding sequence GTGATTGCGCTTGTCTGCGCCGTTGGTACGGTGCTCATCTTCCTGCTCAGCCAGCGCGTCTATCGCCGTTGGCGGTTTGTGCTGCTGTCGCCGATGCTGACCAGCTTCGCGGCTGTGTCAATGCTCCTCCTGCTCACGCATGTCCCGTACCATACGTACATGAAAGGTGCGCAGTACTTCACCGACGCGCTGCAGCCGGCCACCATGGCGTTTGCCATTCCGTTTTACCGCAACTTTCACCTGTTCCGCCGGCACGCGAAGACCATCCTCTTGAGTCTGGTGACCGGGTCGCTGGTCGCGATGCTGTCCTCGGTGGAACTCGCGAAGTGGTTTCACCTCAGCGGCAGCATCGTACCCAGCATCGCCCCGCGGTCGGTGACCACGCCCATCGCGATGGAAATTTCGCAGACCATCGGCGGGGCCCCCGTGTTGACAGCCGTGTTCGTGTTGATGACCGGGATCATCGGGATTTTGGTGGGGCCAAAGCTCATCCGCTGGCTGCGGATTCAGTCGCCGATTGGTCAAGGCACGCTGATGGGCATGGGGGCGCACGGCATCGGAACGGCGCGCGCCTTTGAAGAGAGCCATGAGGCGGGCACCATCGCCAGCCTGTCGATGATTCTCGCCGGGTGCATTACCGTCGTGCTGGCGCCCTTGCTGAGCCACGTCCTGCTGCACTGA
- a CDS encoding DHA2 family efflux MFS transporter permease subunit, translated as MTSLGVLLVMVNLGALNVALPAIARHFHTGAALSNWILLSYMVVNTVLILVFGQFSDAFGRKMLYLLGMAAFTVMSFVVGFAQNIWLFILFRALQAAGGALIITNNTALITDAFPEAKLSSGLAANVLISSVAQLVGPVVGGVIASTLGWQWVFWSTVPIGVVGVVWGWFTLRHLPSQGSGRRIDTLGGAVTFVALSALIIALSEGSSLGWTAPLVLGGLVLFALLVPLLIWVEQRTHTPMFDFSLFANRAYAMANVATFLNSFARVSVVLLVSLYLQSLLHVDAFFAGISVLPVTVGMIVAAPLTGPLANRFSARILSTTGLGISAVGLILLMGGLRVHLSASLNDSGMFLVGFGSGLFMTPNTRSIMTGVPPERRGFANGLRSMLQNMGQVLSTAVSMTIITSILPLRLQNVVYTGTSGTLPAKDMALIDTGYRLAFLALLAATLAGMAASSLRGESGSPTHPGG; from the coding sequence GTGACCAGCCTCGGTGTTTTGCTCGTGATGGTGAACCTTGGCGCCCTGAACGTTGCGCTGCCAGCGATCGCCCGTCACTTTCACACCGGCGCCGCGCTGTCGAACTGGATTTTGCTCTCCTACATGGTCGTCAACACGGTCCTGATTCTGGTCTTCGGTCAATTCTCAGACGCGTTCGGGCGAAAAATGCTGTACCTCCTGGGGATGGCCGCGTTCACGGTCATGAGCTTCGTGGTCGGCTTCGCACAGAACATTTGGCTGTTCATTCTGTTTCGCGCCTTGCAGGCGGCAGGCGGCGCCCTCATCATTACCAACAACACAGCGCTCATCACAGACGCCTTTCCCGAGGCCAAGTTATCGTCTGGTCTGGCGGCCAACGTCCTCATCAGTTCGGTAGCGCAGTTGGTGGGGCCGGTCGTCGGAGGTGTGATTGCCTCGACCCTCGGCTGGCAGTGGGTGTTCTGGTCCACGGTGCCGATTGGCGTCGTGGGCGTGGTGTGGGGATGGTTCACCCTGCGTCACCTGCCGTCGCAAGGCTCCGGCAGGCGCATTGACACCCTTGGCGGCGCCGTCACCTTCGTTGCGCTGAGCGCACTCATTATTGCCTTGTCGGAAGGCAGTTCCCTGGGCTGGACGGCCCCGCTGGTGCTTGGCGGACTGGTCTTGTTCGCGCTCCTCGTGCCCCTGCTGATCTGGGTGGAGCAGCGCACACACACACCCATGTTCGACTTCTCTTTGTTCGCCAACCGCGCCTATGCGATGGCGAATGTGGCGACGTTTCTCAATTCGTTCGCACGCGTCTCGGTCGTGCTGCTCGTCAGTCTCTACCTCCAGTCGCTGCTGCACGTCGACGCGTTCTTTGCGGGCATCTCGGTGCTGCCTGTCACCGTCGGCATGATTGTGGCGGCTCCATTGACGGGCCCGCTCGCCAACCGCTTCAGCGCCCGCATCCTGTCGACCACAGGTCTTGGCATCAGCGCGGTGGGCCTCATCCTGTTGATGGGCGGCCTGCGTGTGCACCTGTCTGCCTCGCTCAACGACAGTGGGATGTTTCTGGTCGGCTTCGGATCCGGCCTGTTCATGACACCGAACACCCGGTCCATCATGACTGGCGTACCGCCTGAACGCCGCGGCTTTGCAAACGGGCTTCGCTCCATGCTGCAGAACATGGGGCAGGTCCTCAGCACCGCGGTGTCGATGACCATCATCACATCCATCCTGCCGCTGCGGCTGCAGAATGTCGTCTACACGGGAACCTCCGGCACCTTGCCCGCGAAGGATATGGCGTTGATTGACACCGGGTACCGGCTGGCCTTCTTGGCCCTGTTGGCGGCCACGCTCGCCGGCATGGCCGCCTCGTCCTTGCGGGGAGAGAGCGGCAGCCCCACCCACCCCGGCGGGTGA
- a CDS encoding PaaI family thioesterase, whose amino-acid sequence MADVYGPKGLMEVVAGGRKPPNCDLTLQIDPVYADGGLARGVWTIDEKFVNGIGVCMGGYLAAAADTMMAYAIASSLSEHQTFSTIDLHTTFHRPAFVGTAEIEAKVERMGKRVAYLVADVTQNGKKVVSAVSSVMVTEAPSPGR is encoded by the coding sequence ATGGCTGACGTGTATGGTCCAAAGGGTCTGATGGAGGTGGTCGCGGGCGGACGCAAACCGCCCAATTGTGACCTGACGCTGCAGATCGATCCGGTCTACGCCGACGGCGGCTTGGCGCGCGGGGTGTGGACGATTGATGAGAAGTTTGTCAACGGCATCGGCGTTTGCATGGGAGGGTATCTGGCCGCCGCCGCCGATACGATGATGGCGTACGCCATCGCGTCGAGCCTCAGCGAGCATCAGACGTTTTCCACGATTGATTTGCACACCACCTTTCACCGGCCGGCCTTCGTGGGTACCGCCGAGATCGAAGCGAAGGTGGAGCGGATGGGCAAGCGAGTCGCGTACCTGGTGGCGGACGTCACGCAGAACGGGAAGAAGGTCGTGAGTGCCGTGTCCTCCGTGATGGTCACGGAGGCGCCGTCGCCCGGGCGCTGA
- a CDS encoding aldo/keto reductase, with protein MKERTLGTQGLRVSELGLGCMGMSDFYSNRDDEESIATIHHALDRGVTFLDTADMYGVGKNEELVGRAIKGRRDQVVLATKFGNVRSEDGKFLGVNGRPEYVKAACDASLRRLGVDYIDLYYQHRVDPDVPIEETVGAMADLVKAGKVRYLGLSEAAPATIRRAHQTHPITALQTEYSLWSRDVEDEILPTCRELGIGFVAYSPLGRGFLTGQFKTFEDLPEDDYRRNSPRFQGENFQKNLALVERIHEMAQEKGCTPAQLALAWLLAQGEDIVPIPGTKRRKYLDENLAATQLTLTADDLDRINEIAPQGIAAGARYPEQTMHTVNR; from the coding sequence ATGAAAGAACGAACCTTGGGAACACAGGGTCTGCGGGTTTCCGAACTGGGACTCGGCTGCATGGGCATGTCTGATTTCTACAGCAATCGGGACGACGAGGAATCCATCGCGACGATTCACCACGCACTTGACCGTGGTGTCACCTTCTTGGATACAGCCGACATGTACGGCGTCGGGAAAAACGAGGAACTGGTGGGCCGCGCCATCAAGGGTCGCCGCGACCAGGTCGTTCTAGCCACGAAGTTCGGGAATGTCCGTTCTGAAGACGGCAAGTTTCTCGGCGTCAACGGGCGGCCGGAGTACGTCAAAGCCGCCTGCGACGCCAGCCTCCGGCGCCTCGGTGTCGACTATATCGACCTGTATTACCAGCATCGGGTCGATCCCGACGTCCCTATCGAAGAAACGGTCGGCGCCATGGCCGACTTGGTGAAAGCGGGCAAGGTCCGCTACCTGGGCCTGTCCGAGGCCGCCCCGGCGACCATCCGGCGGGCGCACCAGACGCACCCCATCACCGCGCTTCAGACCGAGTACTCCCTGTGGAGCCGCGACGTGGAGGACGAGATTTTGCCCACCTGCCGCGAACTTGGCATTGGCTTCGTCGCCTACAGTCCGCTCGGACGCGGTTTCCTCACCGGACAGTTCAAGACGTTTGAGGACTTGCCGGAGGACGACTACCGGCGGAACTCCCCGCGCTTCCAGGGCGAGAACTTCCAGAAGAACCTGGCGCTCGTCGAGCGGATCCACGAGATGGCGCAAGAAAAAGGGTGCACCCCGGCGCAGCTGGCACTCGCCTGGCTGCTGGCGCAAGGGGAGGACATCGTCCCCATTCCAGGCACCAAACGCCGCAAATACCTGGACGAAAACCTGGCCGCGACCCAGCTGACGCTGACAGCCGATGACCTGGACCGCATCAACGAAATCGCACCACAAGGAATCGCGGCGGGCGCCCGCTATCCCGAACAGACGATGCACACTGTGAACCGCTGA
- a CDS encoding CidA/LrgA family protein — MTEDKHPARPAHNDTPRPWHRVVSGVLIVVQVAFLWAISLAADAVAKWLHCPIPGSILGFVALFLLLKFKVVKLSWVEKGGDFLLANLLLFFIPSAVGIIQYGHLVRVDGIRLVGLILISIVLVMGWTGWVAERLTNRQRKSKSPAPLPASHVAGGETK; from the coding sequence ATGACAGAAGACAAACACCCAGCCCGGCCGGCGCACAATGACACCCCCCGCCCTTGGCATCGTGTGGTGAGCGGGGTGCTGATCGTTGTGCAGGTCGCATTCCTTTGGGCCATCTCCCTGGCCGCCGACGCGGTGGCCAAGTGGCTGCACTGCCCCATTCCCGGGAGCATTCTCGGCTTTGTTGCGCTGTTTTTGCTGCTGAAGTTCAAGGTCGTGAAACTGTCGTGGGTGGAAAAAGGCGGAGACTTCCTGCTGGCCAACTTGCTGTTATTCTTCATTCCGTCCGCCGTCGGCATCATTCAGTACGGACACCTCGTGCGTGTCGACGGCATTCGATTGGTTGGACTCATTCTCATCAGCATTGTGCTGGTGATGGGCTGGACCGGGTGGGTGGCGGAGCGGCTGACCAACCGCCAGCGTAAATCCAAATCCCCCGCACCTCTCCCGGCAAGCCATGTGGCGGGAGGGGAAACGAAGTGA